From the genome of Deinococcus aerius, one region includes:
- a CDS encoding Uma2 family endonuclease, whose product MHPLLHGPLSLEDYLRTEIESEFRREYVGGYWYGLHGESHEEDGTSAAHNLITTNVMMKLFNLCDRPELWLASSQFKLHIPERPSFFCPDLAVYPTPNVQEWYGVAPLFLLEVIEPRTEFVDRCVKYHAYTALPSLRKL is encoded by the coding sequence ATGCATCCCCTCCTGCACGGCCCCCTCAGCCTGGAGGACTACCTGCGGACCGAGATCGAATCCGAGTTCCGCCGCGAGTACGTCGGCGGCTACTGGTACGGCCTGCACGGCGAGTCCCACGAGGAGGACGGGACGAGCGCGGCCCACAACCTCATCACCACCAACGTGATGATGAAGCTCTTCAATCTCTGCGACCGGCCCGAGCTGTGGCTGGCGTCTTCGCAGTTCAAGCTGCACATCCCCGAGCGTCCCAGCTTCTTCTGCCCGGATTTGGCGGTTTACCCCACGCCGAACGTGCAGGAGTGGTATGGCGTCGCCCCCCTCTTCCTGCTGGAGGTGATTGAGCCGCGCACCGAGTTTGTGGACCGGTGCGTGAAATACCACGCCTATACGGCCCTTCCCAGCCTACGAAAGCTGTAG
- a CDS encoding AAA family ATPase encodes MRPLKLEVQGFTAFRQFVALDFADLELFALVGPTGSGKSSLLDAMTFALYGNTPRLGGTGLDALISQGERGLSVSLTFQVGDETYRVARSKGRRQAENEVRLERREGDRWVNLSDGGTKAVNDRIRRAVGLDFKTFARSVLLPQGEFSRLLHGTGKERQALLGELMGLEHVKAMHAFAGDRAREYKHTLGSLHALLDGEYAQVSPEAVKALRAEREAVDGEAERLTDSRERLQGQVNRLRALEGVWNAREDTRRRLTTLESRAESIREGARRAERARRVAGVLPLLDAAERARIAAAREAEEARRAGETEAQARRAVQAAEVTLAAAQEAEARIPDLEARAETLREAEADAARLKRAGGTPQTTHPSPLPWDEDAHHAAREAAQKLDTLRRERVQLETEKTALTAQKARLAADEQLQADQTLEWGRVEREGKEAKAQLDAAKAELTAAREQAGLAAYRPHLHLGQPCPLCEGTVRALPAAPAVNLEELEARVTALDRTLTERRTRYLELKAELAARKKAIEAKRAEVADWEEALRAREADLRKLEGNITGDPHDLALRLLAGLARQVRAAGTDPARERAKLLAEVKGIRSRLTEAQSALARAQSAHAAASATLNSARTAAGGRARETREAQETLDTALTTLGLDAAQARAAALPEPDIAALEQAARTHAAQVEQLRAQLAELERQLGVEPFDPAQLRQAERDLIATDAALSGARERAGSLAEQERSARERLTRKAEIEAQAKDLATKLDTWQTLANTLRANEFQQYLLAEVEAQLLTGAGTLLHEISDGRYRLALEDGEYVVQDLWNAGETRAVKTLSGGETFLASLSLAIALSDYLAGNKILGALFLDEGFGTLDPQALEAVANALENLRTQGRMVGVVTHVESLSERLPSRLIVTKSVAGSSVQRLDG; translated from the coding sequence TTGAGGCCCCTCAAACTCGAAGTTCAGGGCTTCACCGCCTTCCGGCAGTTCGTAGCGCTCGACTTCGCTGACCTGGAGCTGTTCGCGCTCGTGGGGCCCACGGGCAGCGGCAAGTCGAGCCTGCTGGACGCGATGACCTTTGCGCTGTACGGGAACACGCCGCGGCTGGGGGGCACCGGGCTGGACGCGCTGATCTCGCAGGGCGAGCGGGGGCTTTCCGTCAGCCTGACCTTCCAGGTCGGGGACGAGACGTACCGGGTGGCGCGTTCCAAGGGGCGGCGCCAGGCCGAGAACGAGGTGCGGCTGGAGCGGCGCGAGGGCGACCGCTGGGTGAACCTCAGCGACGGGGGCACCAAGGCGGTGAACGACCGCATCCGCCGCGCAGTGGGCTTGGACTTCAAGACCTTCGCCCGGAGCGTGCTGCTCCCGCAGGGCGAGTTCTCGCGGCTGCTGCACGGCACCGGCAAGGAGCGGCAGGCCCTGCTGGGCGAGCTGATGGGCCTGGAACACGTCAAGGCCATGCACGCCTTCGCGGGCGACCGGGCCCGGGAGTACAAGCACACGCTGGGGAGCCTCCACGCGCTGCTCGACGGCGAGTATGCCCAGGTCTCCCCCGAGGCGGTCAAGGCCCTGCGCGCCGAGCGGGAGGCGGTGGACGGGGAGGCCGAGCGGCTGACGGACTCGCGCGAACGACTTCAGGGGCAGGTCAACCGCCTGCGTGCGCTGGAGGGCGTGTGGAATGCCCGCGAGGACACTCGGCGGCGTCTGACCACACTCGAAAGCCGGGCGGAGAGCATCCGCGAGGGGGCGCGGCGGGCGGAGCGGGCGCGGCGGGTGGCGGGCGTGCTGCCCCTGCTCGACGCGGCGGAACGGGCCCGCATCGCGGCGGCGCGGGAGGCGGAGGAAGCCCGCCGCGCTGGGGAGACGGAGGCTCAGGCCCGGCGGGCGGTGCAGGCGGCGGAAGTCACGCTGGCCGCCGCCCAGGAGGCCGAGGCCCGCATTCCCGACCTCGAAGCGCGGGCGGAGACGCTGCGGGAGGCCGAGGCGGACGCGGCGCGCCTGAAACGTGCCGGGGGTACACCCCAGACCACCCACCCCTCCCCCCTCCCCTGGGACGAGGACGCGCACCACGCCGCTCGGGAGGCCGCCCAGAAGCTCGACACCCTGCGGCGCGAGCGGGTGCAACTGGAGACGGAGAAGACCGCTCTCACCGCCCAGAAAGCCCGCCTCGCCGCCGACGAGCAGCTTCAGGCCGACCAGACGCTGGAATGGGGCCGGGTGGAGCGCGAGGGCAAGGAGGCCAAGGCCCAATTGGATGCCGCCAAGGCCGAACTGACGGCGGCGCGGGAACAGGCGGGCCTGGCCGCCTACCGCCCGCACCTGCACCTGGGCCAACCCTGCCCCCTCTGCGAGGGGACGGTGAGGGCGCTCCCCGCCGCCCCCGCCGTCAACCTGGAGGAGCTGGAGGCGCGCGTCACGGCCCTGGACCGGACCCTGACCGAGCGGCGCACCCGCTACCTGGAACTCAAGGCCGAACTCGCCGCCCGCAAGAAGGCCATCGAGGCCAAGCGGGCCGAGGTCGCCGACTGGGAGGAGGCGCTGAGGGCGCGGGAGGCCGACCTGCGGAAGCTGGAGGGCAACATCACGGGCGATCCGCACGACCTCGCGCTGCGCCTGCTCGCGGGCCTGGCGAGGCAGGTGCGGGCGGCGGGCACGGACCCGGCGCGGGAGCGGGCGAAGCTCCTGGCCGAGGTGAAGGGCATCCGCTCCCGCCTGACCGAGGCGCAATCCGCCCTCGCCCGCGCGCAGAGTGCCCACGCGGCGGCGAGCGCGACCCTGAATTCGGCGCGCACCGCCGCGGGGGGCCGGGCCCGGGAGACGCGGGAGGCCCAGGAGACGCTGGACACCGCTCTCACGACCCTCGGTCTGGACGCCGCGCAGGCCCGCGCCGCCGCCCTGCCGGAGCCCGACATCGCCGCGCTGGAGCAGGCCGCCCGGACCCACGCCGCGCAGGTCGAGCAGCTCCGGGCGCAACTCGCGGAACTGGAGCGGCAACTGGGCGTCGAGCCCTTCGACCCCGCGCAGCTCCGGCAGGCCGAGCGCGACCTGATCGCCACGGACGCGGCCCTCAGCGGGGCGCGCGAGCGGGCCGGGAGCCTGGCCGAGCAGGAGCGGAGTGCCCGCGAGCGGCTGACCCGCAAGGCCGAGATCGAGGCCCAGGCGAAGGACCTGGCGACCAAGCTCGACACCTGGCAGACGCTGGCGAACACCCTGCGGGCGAACGAGTTCCAGCAGTACCTCCTCGCGGAGGTCGAGGCGCAGCTTCTGACGGGCGCGGGGACGCTCCTGCACGAGATCAGCGACGGGCGCTACCGCCTGGCGCTGGAGGACGGCGAGTACGTCGTGCAGGACCTCTGGAACGCGGGCGAGACGCGGGCGGTCAAGACCCTCTCCGGCGGCGAGACGTTCCTCGCCAGCCTCTCCCTTGCCATCGCGCTGAGCGACTACCTGGCGGGGAACAAGATTCTGGGGGCGCTCTTCCTCGACGAGGGCTTCGGCACCCTGGACCCGCAGGCGCTGGAGGCGGTGGCGAACGCGCTGGAGAACCTGCGGACGCAGGGCCGTATGGTCGGCGTGGTCACGCACGTCGAGAGCCTGTCCGAGCGGCTGCCCAGCCGATTGATCGTCACGAAGAGCGTGGCGGGCTCCAGCGTGCAGCGGCTGGACGGGTGA
- a CDS encoding CTP synthase: MKYIFVTGGVVSSLGKGVASASLGALLRARGYKVTAVKIDPYINIDAGTMRPYEHGEVFVTASGAETDLDIGNYERFLDLDIPAGSNITTGQVYLEVIRRERAGDYLSQTVQVIPHVTDEIKRRIRVAGENAGAEIVLIEVGGTVGDIESLPFLEAIRQFKFDEGDENVLYIHLTLVPYLGTSNEFKTKPTQHSVAELRSVGISPDIVMVRSKEKLPPDITRKIALFTSVRENRVFSSYDVGHVYELPLALEEQGLGKAVEDLLGLERTHPNLGVWQNAVRVIKHPQREVTIALAGKYTQMPDAYLSLLESLTHAGIANDARVNIKWVNAEELTEGDLEAQLGDVDAILVPGGFGIRGIEGKIRAAEYARTRGVPYLGICLGMQIAVIEYARHVAGLAGANSAEFDPYSPHKVIDLMPEQLEVEGMGGTMRLGDWPMELRAGTKIAELYGVPAGGTVKERHRHRYEVNPAYVDDLQEAGLLISGVTPGVAGRGAGLVESIEIPGHPFFVALQAHPEFKSRPMRPSPPFAGFVAAALAGGQRSAVGSQPEKAGA, from the coding sequence ATGAAATACATCTTCGTGACGGGCGGCGTGGTCAGCAGCCTCGGCAAGGGCGTGGCGAGCGCGTCCCTCGGGGCGCTGCTGCGGGCGCGCGGATATAAGGTCACAGCGGTCAAGATCGACCCCTACATCAACATCGACGCGGGGACCATGCGGCCCTACGAGCACGGCGAGGTCTTCGTGACGGCGTCGGGTGCCGAGACGGACCTCGACATCGGCAACTACGAACGCTTCCTCGACCTCGACATTCCGGCGGGCAGCAACATCACGACCGGGCAGGTGTACCTGGAGGTCATCCGCCGCGAGCGGGCCGGGGATTATCTGTCGCAGACGGTGCAGGTCATCCCCCACGTGACCGACGAGATCAAGCGCCGCATCCGGGTTGCCGGGGAGAATGCGGGGGCGGAGATCGTCCTGATCGAGGTCGGCGGCACCGTGGGCGACATCGAGAGCCTGCCCTTCCTGGAAGCGATCCGGCAATTCAAGTTCGACGAGGGCGACGAGAACGTCCTCTACATCCACCTCACGCTGGTGCCGTACCTGGGCACGTCGAACGAGTTCAAGACGAAGCCGACCCAGCACTCGGTGGCCGAACTGCGCTCGGTGGGGATCAGCCCCGACATCGTGATGGTGCGCTCCAAGGAGAAGCTGCCGCCCGACATCACCCGCAAGATCGCGCTCTTTACCTCGGTGCGCGAGAACCGGGTCTTCTCCTCCTACGATGTGGGGCACGTGTACGAGCTGCCCCTCGCGCTGGAGGAGCAGGGGCTGGGCAAGGCGGTCGAGGACCTGCTCGGCCTGGAGCGCACCCACCCCAACCTGGGCGTGTGGCAGAACGCCGTGCGGGTCATCAAGCACCCGCAGCGGGAGGTCACCATCGCGCTCGCTGGGAAGTACACCCAAATGCCCGACGCCTACCTCAGCCTGCTCGAATCGCTGACGCACGCCGGAATCGCCAACGACGCCCGGGTGAACATCAAGTGGGTGAACGCCGAGGAGCTGACCGAGGGCGACCTGGAGGCGCAGCTCGGGGACGTGGACGCGATTCTGGTGCCCGGTGGCTTCGGCATCCGCGGCATCGAGGGCAAGATTCGGGCTGCCGAGTACGCCCGGACGCGCGGGGTGCCCTACCTGGGGATCTGCCTGGGGATGCAGATCGCCGTGATCGAGTACGCGCGGCACGTGGCGGGCCTGGCCGGGGCCAACTCCGCCGAGTTCGACCCCTACTCGCCCCACAAGGTGATCGACCTGATGCCCGAGCAACTGGAGGTCGAGGGGATGGGCGGCACCATGCGCCTGGGCGACTGGCCGATGGAGCTGCGCGCCGGGACGAAGATCGCCGAGTTGTACGGCGTTCCGGCGGGCGGCACCGTCAAGGAGCGCCACCGCCACCGCTACGAGGTGAACCCGGCGTACGTGGATGATCTCCAGGAGGCGGGCCTGCTCATCAGCGGCGTGACGCCCGGGGTGGCGGGACGGGGCGCGGGCCTGGTCGAGAGCATCGAGATTCCCGGCCACCCCTTCTTCGTGGCGCTCCAGGCGCACCCGGAGTTCAAGAGCCGCCCGATGCGGCCCAGCCCACCCTTTGCCGGATTCGTGGCGGCGGCATTGGCGGGCGGTCAGCGGTCAGCCGTGGGCAGCCAGCCGGAGAAGGCCGGGGCGTAG
- a CDS encoding MFS transporter, with protein sequence MSTRSVAAGERRFERDALTWAVYLLLGYFGFLINVLGPLVPFLREKLGLTYAQASLHTSAFAVGLLVASVTADRLAARLGDRLLLWGGAVGMAVGAVLLAVAPTFLLSVLGTLVMGTLGSLTLVQVSAVLARRHGEGRGRAFAEANAISSLCGVLAPLAVGGAVAAGLGWPAVLWFAVAALVVLALAFGRVTFPGRSGGGARSRTPLPARYWRYWALLLLAVAVEFGVGFWGADFLRVVAGFPRAAAATGAGAFLLAMLVGRVVGGALVSVWPAPRVVALSLLTALLGFLLYWLPDFTVTRVLGLFVTGLGIANLYPALLSLAVGTAPGQEDVASARAALASGLAILLAPFALGAVADASSLFAAQIVVPALLMIAGAGLWWVGRQEKAGAVSPPRP encoded by the coding sequence GTGAGCACCCGCTCTGTCGCCGCCGGGGAGCGCCGCTTCGAGCGGGATGCCCTTACCTGGGCCGTCTACCTGCTCCTGGGCTATTTCGGCTTCCTGATCAACGTGCTGGGGCCGCTGGTGCCCTTCCTGCGCGAGAAGCTGGGTCTCACGTATGCCCAGGCGAGCCTGCACACGAGCGCCTTTGCGGTCGGCCTGCTCGTTGCCAGCGTGACGGCGGATCGGCTGGCGGCCCGCCTGGGGGACCGACTGTTGCTCTGGGGCGGGGCGGTGGGAATGGCGGTCGGCGCCGTGCTGCTCGCGGTCGCCCCCACCTTCCTCCTCAGCGTGCTGGGCACCCTGGTCATGGGCACGCTGGGCTCCCTGACGCTCGTGCAGGTGTCGGCGGTGCTGGCCCGGCGCCACGGGGAGGGACGCGGACGGGCCTTTGCGGAGGCCAACGCCATCTCCAGCCTGTGCGGCGTCCTGGCCCCGCTGGCGGTGGGGGGAGCGGTCGCCGCCGGGCTGGGTTGGCCCGCCGTGCTGTGGTTCGCGGTGGCGGCGCTGGTGGTACTCGCCCTGGCGTTTGGCCGGGTTACCTTTCCGGGGCGCAGTGGCGGGGGCGCGAGATCACGGACCCCCCTGCCCGCCCGCTACTGGCGCTACTGGGCGCTGCTCCTCCTCGCCGTGGCGGTGGAGTTCGGCGTGGGGTTCTGGGGGGCGGACTTTCTGCGCGTGGTCGCGGGCTTCCCGCGGGCGGCGGCGGCCACTGGCGCGGGCGCCTTCCTGCTGGCGATGCTCGTCGGGCGGGTGGTGGGTGGGGCGCTCGTGTCGGTGTGGCCCGCGCCCCGGGTGGTGGCCCTTTCCCTGTTGACCGCGCTGCTGGGCTTTCTGCTGTACTGGCTGCCCGACTTCACCGTGACCCGCGTGCTCGGCCTCTTCGTCACTGGCCTCGGGATTGCGAACCTCTACCCGGCCCTGCTCTCGCTCGCGGTGGGGACCGCCCCGGGGCAGGAGGACGTGGCGAGTGCCCGCGCGGCCCTGGCCTCCGGCCTCGCCATCCTGCTCGCGCCCTTTGCGCTGGGCGCCGTGGCCGACGCCTCATCCCTGTTCGCGGCGCAGATCGTCGTCCCCGCGCTGCTGATGATCGCGGGCGCGGGCTTGTGGTGGGTGGGGCGGCAGGAGAAGGCCGGGGCCGTGTCGCCGCCGCGTCCCTGA
- a CDS encoding type II toxin-antitoxin system PemK/MazF family toxin, with product MSEPPYVPGRGHLVWLNFTPHAGHEQGGRRPALVLTPASYNGLTGLMIAAPVTSRVKAYPFEVALPQGGAVRGVVLSDHARSVDWRARRAEFVTEVPEAVLEEVGGKLAALLQLG from the coding sequence GTGAGCGAGCCGCCTTACGTGCCGGGGCGTGGGCATCTGGTCTGGCTGAACTTCACGCCGCACGCCGGGCACGAGCAGGGGGGGCGGCGCCCGGCGCTGGTCCTGACGCCCGCGAGCTACAACGGCCTGACGGGGCTGATGATCGCCGCGCCGGTGACGAGCCGCGTGAAGGCTTACCCCTTCGAGGTTGCCTTGCCGCAGGGTGGAGCCGTGCGGGGTGTCGTCCTCAGTGACCACGCGAGGAGTGTGGACTGGAGGGCGCGCCGGGCCGAGTTCGTGACAGAGGTGCCCGAAGCAGTGTTGGAGGAGGTCGGCGGCAAGCTGGCGGCGTTGTTGCAACTGGGGTGA
- a CDS encoding orotate phosphoribosyltransferase, producing the protein MRVDLLGLLAERGAFRRGHTVFRHGLHADGWIEKGELMRDPAGLDEVAAMQAEALHAAFPGATLLTGAPACGAVLASFVARHLHLPVAFPLTGEAMGWHRMHIPEPGGRVVYVDDLVCTGTDARAVLAFLRREGHTVLGVSAWLSRTPLDGERLATLTQAPFQTFPADGCPLCQMGVPVMFRGVRE; encoded by the coding sequence GTGAGGGTGGACCTGCTGGGGTTGCTGGCCGAACGGGGCGCGTTCCGGCGGGGGCACACGGTCTTTCGTCACGGCCTGCACGCGGATGGCTGGATCGAGAAGGGCGAGCTGATGCGCGACCCGGCGGGGCTGGACGAGGTGGCCGCCATGCAGGCCGAAGCTCTCCACGCCGCTTTTCCCGGGGCGACACTGCTGACCGGTGCCCCCGCCTGCGGCGCGGTGCTGGCCTCCTTCGTGGCCCGCCACCTCCACCTCCCGGTGGCGTTTCCCCTGACCGGCGAGGCAATGGGCTGGCACCGCATGCACATTCCCGAGCCCGGCGGGCGGGTCGTGTACGTGGATGACCTTGTGTGTACCGGCACGGACGCGCGGGCCGTCCTCGCCTTCCTGCGGCGGGAGGGGCACACAGTCCTGGGTGTGAGCGCGTGGCTCAGCCGCACCCCTCTGGACGGCGAACGGCTGGCGACGCTGACCCAGGCCCCTTTCCAGACCTTCCCGGCGGATGGGTGTCCCCTGTGTCAGATGGGCGTTCCGGTGATGTTTCGCGGAGTCCGGGAGTAG
- a CDS encoding metallophosphoesterase family protein translates to MRVLHTADFHAGRNLRGFDRTPEVHEALVEIAGLARSERADAVLISGDLFDTVNPSAEAEAAVFDFFLRLRDAGIPAVAIAGNHDSAARLHGLAGLLGWVGVQLVAQPSANPLDLIRTLETRGGEKLTVGALPFLSERRLVKAADVMGGDVGAWRQKYREGMGFFLRKVAEGFRGDSVNMLMAHATMDGAVPSGSERTMQFDLMNAYTLSPLQLPAEAQYVALGHVHKPQQSGEMPLAHYPGSVIQLDFGEGGEKKQVNLVEVEVGRPARVTPIPLSSGRELRTVRVGLEQVESRLASLTGFTGLVKVVVQAPSGTALPGLKDRVLRLVPNTLAVELDAVQDDLALPNLKREGLSLTELYERFHQERRGELPDDLRAAFREADEAARGQEEEVPA, encoded by the coding sequence ATGCGCGTACTTCACACGGCGGACTTCCACGCCGGGCGGAATCTGAGGGGCTTTGACCGGACGCCGGAGGTCCACGAGGCGCTCGTCGAAATTGCGGGCCTGGCGAGGAGCGAGCGGGCCGACGCCGTGCTGATTTCCGGCGACCTGTTCGACACGGTGAACCCCTCGGCGGAGGCGGAGGCGGCCGTCTTCGACTTCTTCCTGCGGCTGCGCGACGCGGGGATTCCGGCGGTGGCGATCGCCGGGAACCACGACTCGGCGGCGCGGCTGCACGGGCTGGCGGGCCTGCTGGGGTGGGTGGGCGTGCAACTCGTCGCCCAGCCCAGCGCCAACCCCCTCGACCTGATCCGCACCCTGGAGACGCGGGGTGGGGAAAAACTCACGGTCGGCGCCCTCCCCTTCCTGTCCGAGCGGCGGCTGGTGAAGGCGGCGGACGTGATGGGCGGCGACGTGGGCGCCTGGCGCCAGAAGTACCGCGAGGGGATGGGCTTTTTCCTGCGGAAGGTGGCCGAGGGCTTCCGGGGCGACAGCGTGAACATGCTGATGGCCCACGCCACGATGGACGGCGCCGTGCCCAGCGGGTCCGAGCGCACCATGCAGTTCGACCTCATGAACGCCTACACCCTCTCGCCGCTGCAACTTCCGGCGGAGGCGCAGTACGTCGCGCTGGGGCACGTCCACAAGCCGCAACAGTCGGGCGAGATGCCCCTGGCCCACTACCCCGGTTCAGTCATCCAGCTCGACTTCGGCGAGGGCGGCGAGAAGAAACAGGTCAATCTGGTCGAGGTGGAGGTCGGGCGCCCGGCGCGCGTGACCCCCATTCCACTGAGCAGCGGGCGCGAGTTGCGGACGGTGCGGGTGGGGCTGGAGCAGGTGGAATCGCGGCTGGCTTCCCTCACGGGTTTTACCGGGCTGGTGAAGGTGGTCGTGCAGGCGCCCTCGGGCACGGCCCTGCCGGGGCTCAAGGACCGGGTGCTGCGCCTGGTGCCCAACACGCTCGCGGTCGAACTCGACGCCGTGCAGGACGATCTCGCGCTGCCGAACCTCAAGCGCGAGGGCCTGAGCCTGACCGAGTTGTACGAGCGGTTCCACCAGGAGCGCCGCGGAGAACTCCCCGACGACCTGCGCGCCGCCTTCCGGGAGGCCGACGAGGCCGCGCGGGGACAAGAGGAAGAGGTGCCCGCTTGA
- the recD2 gene encoding SF1B family DNA helicase RecD2: MPAAPPAAEPIRVTGGVNKVRFRAESGFTVMTAKLRNAEGEDPDATVIGVMPPLEAGDTFSAEVLMEEHREYGYQYRVLNMVLEAQPTDLTEAGIAAYLEARVGGVGKVLAGRIAKMFGPATFDVLEGEPEKLLQVPGVTQSTLHKMTSSWSQQGLERRLLAGLQGLGLSISQAQRAVKHFGEAALERLQADLFALTEVEGIGFVTADKLWQASGGANDDPRRLTAAAVYALQQAGQQAGHSFLPRERAERGVAHYTRVTLEQAKMAVDTAVELGRLSDDPAPGGKSRIYLPHVLRAEKKLAGLIRTLLATPPGGDEWTVPAGASKGLSEEQAQVLDLLEDHRLVVLTGGPGTGKSTTTRAVADLAEKLGLEVGLCAPTGKAARRLGEVTGRPACTIHRLLGYGPAGFRHNHLEPAPYDLLIVDEVSMCGDALMLSLLAAVPPGARVLLVGDTDQLPPVDAGLPLHALTATAPTVRLTTVYRQAAENPIIRAAHGLLHGQAPEWGDRRLNLTETEPDVGARRVALMVRELGGPTQVQVLTPMRKGPLGVELLNHHLQSLFNPGDGGIRIADGEARPGDVVVQTKNDYTNEIFNGTLGTVLKAEGGRLTVDFDGNVVELVGAELFNLQLGYALTVHRAQGSEWPTVLGVLHEAHMPMLSRNLAYTALTRARERFFAAGSASAWSKAALRQREERNTALLERVRGR; the protein is encoded by the coding sequence ATGCCCGCCGCTCCCCCCGCCGCCGAACCCATTCGCGTCACGGGCGGCGTGAACAAGGTCCGCTTCCGCGCCGAGAGCGGCTTCACCGTCATGACTGCCAAACTCCGCAACGCCGAGGGCGAGGACCCCGACGCCACCGTGATCGGCGTGATGCCCCCCCTGGAGGCCGGGGACACCTTCAGCGCCGAGGTGCTGATGGAGGAGCACCGCGAGTACGGCTACCAGTACCGGGTGCTGAACATGGTGCTGGAGGCCCAGCCCACCGACCTGACGGAGGCCGGGATCGCCGCGTATCTGGAAGCGCGGGTCGGGGGCGTGGGCAAGGTCCTCGCCGGGCGCATCGCCAAGATGTTCGGCCCCGCGACCTTCGACGTGCTGGAGGGGGAGCCGGAAAAGCTCCTCCAGGTGCCCGGCGTCACCCAATCCACCCTCCACAAGATGACCTCCAGTTGGTCGCAGCAGGGCCTGGAACGCCGCCTCCTCGCCGGGTTGCAGGGGCTGGGGCTCTCCATCTCCCAGGCGCAGCGGGCGGTGAAGCACTTCGGGGAGGCGGCGCTGGAACGTCTGCAAGCGGACCTCTTCGCCCTAACGGAAGTTGAGGGCATCGGCTTCGTGACTGCCGACAAGCTGTGGCAAGCCTCGGGCGGGGCGAATGACGACCCCCGCCGCCTGACCGCCGCCGCCGTGTATGCCCTCCAGCAGGCGGGGCAGCAGGCCGGGCACAGTTTCCTGCCACGCGAGCGGGCCGAACGGGGCGTGGCCCACTACACCCGCGTCACCCTGGAGCAGGCGAAGATGGCCGTTGATACCGCCGTCGAACTCGGCCGCCTGTCCGACGACCCCGCACCGGGCGGCAAGTCCCGCATCTATCTCCCCCACGTCCTGCGGGCGGAGAAGAAGCTCGCGGGGCTCATCCGCACCCTGCTCGCTACGCCGCCGGGCGGGGACGAGTGGACGGTTCCGGCGGGGGCCTCCAAAGGGCTGTCCGAGGAACAGGCGCAGGTGCTCGACCTGCTCGAAGACCACCGCCTCGTCGTGCTGACGGGCGGGCCGGGCACGGGCAAGAGTACGACCACCCGGGCCGTCGCCGACCTCGCCGAGAAACTCGGGCTGGAGGTCGGCCTCTGCGCCCCGACGGGAAAGGCCGCGCGCCGATTGGGGGAAGTCACCGGGCGCCCCGCGTGCACCATCCACCGCCTGCTCGGGTACGGCCCGGCGGGCTTCCGGCACAACCACCTCGAACCCGCGCCCTACGACCTCCTGATCGTGGACGAGGTGAGCATGTGCGGCGACGCGCTGATGCTCTCGCTCCTCGCCGCCGTGCCGCCCGGGGCGCGGGTGCTGCTCGTGGGCGACACCGACCAGCTCCCACCCGTGGACGCCGGGCTGCCCCTCCACGCCCTCACCGCGACCGCGCCGACCGTCCGCCTGACCACCGTGTACCGTCAGGCCGCCGAGAACCCCATCATCCGCGCCGCCCACGGTCTGCTGCACGGCCAGGCGCCCGAGTGGGGGGACCGCCGCCTGAACCTCACCGAGACGGAGCCCGACGTGGGCGCCCGCCGCGTCGCCCTGATGGTGCGCGAACTCGGCGGCCCGACTCAGGTGCAGGTCCTGACCCCCATGCGCAAAGGGCCGCTCGGCGTCGAGCTCCTCAACCACCATCTGCAAAGCCTCTTCAACCCCGGCGACGGGGGCATCCGCATCGCGGACGGCGAGGCGCGACCCGGCGACGTGGTCGTGCAGACGAAGAACGACTACACCAACGAGATTTTCAACGGCACGCTGGGCACGGTCCTCAAGGCCGAGGGCGGGCGCCTCACCGTGGATTTCGACGGCAACGTGGTGGAGCTCGTCGGCGCGGAACTGTTCAACCTCCAGCTCGGTTACGCGCTGACCGTCCACCGGGCGCAGGGAAGCGAGTGGCCCACCGTCCTCGGCGTGCTGCACGAGGCACACATGCCCATGCTCAGCCGCAATCTCGCCTACACGGCCCTGACCCGCGCCCGCGAGCGCTTCTTCGCGGCGGGCTCGGCGAGCGCGTGGAGTAAGGCCGCCCTCCGCCAGCGTGAGGAGCGCAACACGGCGCTGCTGGAACGGGTGCGGGGGCGGTAG
- a CDS encoding AbrB/MazE/SpoVT family DNA-binding domain-containing protein, whose amino-acid sequence MKGRIQKWGNSLALRIPKGIAEEAGLGQSTSVEIRVSGGQLVVTPLRPPRYELDDLLSRIRPDQLHEETDWGEPQGQEEW is encoded by the coding sequence ATGAAGGGACGGATTCAGAAGTGGGGGAACAGCCTCGCGCTCCGGATTCCAAAAGGGATCGCTGAGGAAGCCGGGTTGGGGCAAAGCACGTCGGTAGAGATTCGGGTGTCTGGAGGGCAGCTCGTGGTGACGCCTCTGCGCCCACCCCGCTATGAACTTGACGACCTGCTGTCGCGTATTCGCCCCGATCAACTTCATGAGGAAACTGACTGGGGCGAGCCACAGGGCCAGGAAGAGTGGTGA